A DNA window from Nerophis lumbriciformis linkage group LG03, RoL_Nlum_v2.1, whole genome shotgun sequence contains the following coding sequences:
- the LOC133576138 gene encoding transcription factor 15-like produces MAFTVLRPMSAHPFSLSVDLTLTSDSEDESEVYACFGAPDAVIPQRNAANARERHRTQNVNTAFSALRTLIPTEPVDRKLSKIETLRLACSYISHLANVLLLQAEGADRVSPCVSAIYRDVRGKPRSICTFCLSQQRRGLKDRRDCVKIHGGSARKLSLR; encoded by the exons ATGGCTTTCACGGTGTTGAGGCCGATGTCCGCCCATCCCTTCTCGCTGTCGGTGGACCTGACCCTGACGTCGGACTCGGAGGACGAGAGCGAGGTCTACGCCTGCTTCGGAGCCCCGGACGCCGTCATCCCGCAGCGGAACGCCGCCAACGCCAGAGAGCGGCACCGGACGCAGAACGTCAACACGGCGTTCAGCGCGCTGCGGACGCTCATCCCCACGGAGCCCGTGGACAGAAAACTGTCCAAGATCGAGACGCTGCGACTGGCGTGCAGTTACATCTCGCACCTGGCCAACGTGCTGCTGCTGCAGGCCGAGGGCGCGGACCGCGTCTCGCCGTGCGTGAGCGCGATCTACCGGGACGTGAGAGGCAAGCCCCGCAGCATCTGCACCTTCTGTCTCAGCCAGCAGCGGAGAGGG CTGAAAGATAGACGAGATTGTGTGAAAATTCACGGAGGATCGGCGAGGAAACTCAGTTTGCGATAA